CATTGCGCATGCGGACTTCTTAGCTGAGAACAATGCTGAGGGCTTATTTTTCTACGCTAAGATTTATCCTTACATTGAGCAATTCCGTAAGGACGTTTCACCAACTGCCTTTACAAATACGGAATGGATTACAAAAAATTCTAATGTCGCACGCCAGCGTTTGGAGACAATTCAAAAACGACTAAGCGCGATGATGGAAATGATGCAAAGCATGAAGTAAGGCCCAAGCGCGGGGCACTTACCAGGTGCCCCGCCTGTCACTCTATTCAGTATACTGAATCAGAATTCTATAGTCGTTGTAGTGACCCGTTGCGATAGAGGTAAGGTTTTAGTCCTGGAAAATCCTGAACGAGGAGCTTGTTTTTTGCCCTTAAGTCGATAGCCACAATAAAGGGTCGATCTAGCGGGAAGCGATTCTCCAGAAAATGCGGAAGGTAGCTCGTATAGCCTAAAGCATCATAACGTAATTCCTCGGCGCAACTCTCGGCGATGTTTTTGGGATCTTTCAGGCGTGCGATAATGTTTCCCGGGTAAAGCTTAGCTTGCACATGATCTCGACTAGCTTGCTCCAGCACTTTTTGCATTTCTTCTCGAGTAATAATTTTTTGTTGAAATTGAGTAAGCATTAAATGCAACTCGCAAATATCTCCCTGCAGATATGCCCGGTCGACTAAAGTCGGCGGAAAATCTGCGGCACGGAGCTGGTTTGTGACACGCTGCGCCCAAGGGACGGCAACGAAAATTAACCCTGATTCAATCCCGGCTCCCTGCGCAGTTTTAATCGCACTTTCACGATAAATGGAATTCTGTGCCTGTAATCCGGGCAGTCGAATCAATAGTGTAATTGAGTTCGAGAATACTATCGCCACGCCGAGTAGGGTGAAGATTACTTGGGCGCTATTACTTAAGGCTTCTTTCAGTAAAATTAAGACTCGCGCAGTGAGTGGGATCACGGACATAATAGCCGCGCAGTAAATATAGCGCGGACCAAAAAGTGAATCACGATGCCAGTAGCATAGATAAGCAAGTAGCGTTAGTGCTAACAATGACAATAAATAGCGATCCCAGCTTTTTAAGGTATACGGGAATTTAAAGAGTAAAATGCCAAGTAACCAAAGTGAGGGGATTGGCCAGGAGAAAAGAGAGTCCTCAAGTAAGTAGAGGTTTAACAATTGTTCTTTGAGGCCACGTAGTGCTGAATGGTCGAATCCCCATGGCGTTTGATGGAACCCAAGCTGGTGGGCGCTACCCCACAGCTTTTCGTAGCCACTTACAAAAAATTCTCCCGTGGTTGCAGCATTGTACGCATAGAGTAGACTTGCTGCGAAAAAAAATCCGACTGTGAAAAGAATTGATGCACTGACTTTCTTTGCGCGCAAAGTGGCGAAAAGAAAGATTGGAAAAGTCGCCAGCGCCGTAAGTGGTCGAACCAGAAACGATGACCCAAGGCATAGTCCGGCAAGTAAGTAGGGGCGCAGGCCGGAAGAACATTCGCCGGTAGATAAGGCCCAAAATGCTGCGCAGATCAAGAACAATGTCGAGATATGATTCATGAAACTAAGGTTGATGATTAAGAAAAATGGACAAGACGTAAGTAGCAGGATTGTGCTTAAGCGTGCAGTTTCTAGTCCATAAATATTTTTCAACGCAAAATAGAAAAATAAAATTGTTCCAGCGCAGAGTATTAAGATCGCTAGTAACTCTGAGCCAAAAAAGAGCCCAATGCTGAGTAAGAGCGCATGTAGCGGTGGAAATTGGCTGTACCAGGTTGTTTGATCGAGAACGACATTCGGGATTAGAAAAAACTCCGGATGCACTGGACGTTCAAGCACGACTCTTCCGCTAGCAAATGTTTGGGCTTGGAAACTTTGCACGAGGGCATCGAGAAAAAAAGGGCTTCCGCTCGAGAGTGCTAGTGTTAGCTTAAATACGATTGCTAGATACAAGCTGATTGCGAGTAACAAAAATCGAGAGTCGGGAAATTTTAAAAAATCTCGCCACTTGGCTTTGCAAAAATTGCCGAAATACTGAGGCACTAGCAGCTGCGCAACGCCTCCCAGTGAAATGACCAAGGCGATGCCTCCAATCCAAGAGGCAGGTGGGCGAAATGAATGCTGATCGGGGAGTGGCCCAAAGATTGAAGCCAATGGTAACAAGGGCAGAACGATCAGCAGCAATCCGAGCGCACGAAGTAGGTTAGTGCTTAAATTTTTCATCGCGACGTTTTTATCGGCTCAAACTGCAGTTGTAACTTCAATCATTAAAACAGCTTGCATTTATTAGAGCATCAAGAGAATTTGCTACACTAAAAAGTGAAGCGACCCTTTAAAATAACGAGTTTAAAAGCTTACCGGCATCTCCAGGAACCGCTCCTTTGATTAGCTGACCTGCTGCTTCTTTTGCTGTATTTTCTAATGCTTGTTTACCAAGTTCGGAAATATCTGGAACGATCATCGTAGAACCTTCACGCTTGGAAATCGTTACAGGAATTACTAAGTTTCCCTTGCGATCAAGCAGCAACTTCAACTTGGGTTGTTTGGTCACAAGCTTGCTAATTAAAACTGGGCTTAAGCGGAATTGCGCTGTGAGCTGCATCGAGCCATCAAATCCAGTAGTGCCTTGGGCGCTAATATTATAGAGCGCATGGCTGAGTGTTAGACTAGAAATATCTAGATGCTCGCGTTGAATTTGCGCATTTAGATTAATCTCATCAAAAGCTGTGCCTGAACCTTGGGCCAGTTGTAGTAACTCCGTAGGTAATCCAATAATTTGTCCAAGCGCAGGCACATCGCCAAGTGACTTCATTACTGAGCCAAAAATATTTAAACCTTTAATCTCGCCTTGTCCGATACTAAGCACTAAAGGTCCGTTTAAACTACCTTTTGGATTATCGAGGTTACCATTTGTTTGCAGTGAGAGGGTTTTGACTGTTCCCGAGAGCACATTGTGGACTGCTGGAAGCGCTTCGTTGATCACCATTCCGCTACCATCAATTTGAAATTTGAAATTTTTTGGTGGAACACGATAAGCATCGCCTTGGATATTAATTTTGCCACTGAAGATTTCAAACGCAGTTGGCTTAAGCGTGATTGTATTGGCGTTTGCTTGAAGATCGAGGGCGAGGTTTGCAATGGAAGCTTGTGGTAATTTGAGCTCAGTAATTTGCATTAAGGCACTACCGACTTGTTCCGGTAGAGAGTAGTTACTTGAAAATTTAAATCCTTGTACTACGCCCGTGAGTGGATTTGCTTGCCCTGGTGTGACTAATGCTGAAGTTAACGGCGCAAGTTCAAAAGCGGGGCTAACAATCCCAAACATCAAGCCATCTCCTTTAAATGACTTTGCTTTCAAGATTGCATCGAAGAGCTGGCCGGCAATTTTAATTTTCATTTTATCACTTTCAAAGCCGCCATCTTTGAAAATCAGTGTTCCAGCAAGCGAATCTAAGCTGATTGTCGGACTTGCTGAACTATCTTCTTCGCCTGCTACTGGTGCTGTTGGTTTCAATGGTAGTAAGCCCTTGATGCCATCGAAGTTGAGATTGCCAGTTAAGTTGGGGAAAGTTTGTGGCTTATGTGTGCCGCTTAAATCAAGATTGAGATTGCCCCCGAGATTAAAATTTTTCGCTTGCGGAAAAATGCTTCCAAGTTCTGCTAAGTTAATTGGTTTTGGTGATTTGATTTTAAAGTCAATTGGGGAATTCGGCGCAAGGAAATCAAAGGGGAGGCTGATTTGATTTGATCCGAAGGTCAAGTCTGCTTGATCTGCATGGAATGCCCCGCTGACAGAAAGTAGTCCGTTAGTATTGATCTTAACCGGGACGCCTTTATTCTTATTTAGTAAGTTTTTGTAGACTACTTGAGCATCGGTCGCATTAAGATCGATCTCAGTTTTAATTCCACCGGGGGCAGTTTTGATTGCCAAGTGTGTAGAAGTAGTCCCGTCCATCACGAGGTCGCCCGAGTCAAAACCATAGTTCTCGAGTAGAGCTGCGATTTTATCGAGTGCAATGTTCAATGTTTCGATTTTAAGGTCAATATTCCCACTGCGTGGGTCGGCGATCTGTCCTGCAATCTTAATATTGTTCTCCTCATCGCCAAACATGCGTAGCGACAGCCCGATCCTTAAAGACTTTTGCTTTAAATCAATACCTTGAATTTCCCCGCGAATATTAGCGATCGAAATCTCTTGAGGTTTTTCTGGTTGCTCGTCGATGAACTTAAAATTGATGTCCTCCAGGAGAATTTCTTTAACAGCTAGATCGATTGGTGTTGCTGCTGGCGGGGGTGTCGCTGTGGCTGGGGCAGGATTAGTTGGTTTAGAACTAAAAGGCCCCATGGTGATAGTGCCGTCTTTTGATCGCTTAGCCGTAGCACTCAAGCCTACGATTTGAATGCTAGAAACATCAAGCTTTTTACTGATCAGTGGCAGTAGTGATGCTTTGAGCTTTAAACTTTTAACATTCAACGCGTCGGTGCCGACTTTTACATCGCCAAGCACGACATGTGCATTTGGAAAAAGATGCGCTTCAATCGTCCCGCAGCTTACGTCTGTTTTTAAATGCCCAGCAAGGAAACTTAGAATCTGTGGTTTGAGTGATTGAACAACTGAGTTTAGGCTTAAGGCCAAAATGCCCAGACCACTAGCAAGTAAGATAATTAATCCAGTTACGATTTTTAATTTTCTACTCATATATATAGTGTGTTCTCGTCGTGCTGAAGAATAATCAATGAATGGGGGAACTTACATTGATTTTTATCTAGACACAATTGACCAATCAGCAGATTTTTTTGGGCAAATGTTTCAAAAGCTCAGTTTTTGCGGTAGTTTCCCGGGACTTCAAGATTTTAGAAAAGAAATTGGAATAAAATGAGACAGTTAAAATCAGCAGTTGTAGGAGTGGGATATCTTGGGCGTTTTCATGCTGAAAAGCATGCAAGCTCGACAAAGTCTAAATTAGTTGCGGTCGTGGATCGAAATCCAGAGCACGCCAGTGCAATGGCCGAGCACTTTCAATGCCAGAGTTTTACCGACTATCAAGCCTTAGTGGGTAAAGGCATTGATTGTGTGAGTGTCGCTGCTTCAACTCCAGCACATTACGAAATTACAAAATACTTACTTGAGAATGGAATTGATGTCCTAGTCGAAAAGCCAATGACGACTTCAGCTCAGGAAGCACTGGAGTTAATCGCCATTGCCAAAAAACATCAACGCATCCTGCAGGTTGGACATCTCGAGCGTTTCAATCCCGCCTACAAAGCCCTTGAAGGTAAATTAACAGCTCCACGCTTCTTTGAAGCAAAGCGCGTCAGTGCATTTTCGGGTCGAAGCTCTGATGTCGATGTTGTTTTTGATTTAATGATTCACGATCTAGATATTATTACACATTTAGCAAATTCCGAAGTTGTACGCATTGATGCAGTCGGAGTTCCAGTCTTGACAGCTTCAATTGATATCGCCAATGTTCGCCTGACTTTTCAAAATGGTGCCGTTGCCAATATCACAGCTAGTCGTGTTGCGAATGCAACTGAACGCTCAATTCGGGTGTTCCAGCCCGAAGTATATTTAGCAGTAGATTTTGGCCGCAAACGCTTACGTTTGACGACAAAGGTTGAAACTCCAGAGGGACCTAAGCTGGGGGTTGAGGAAATATCAATTGGCGAGCGCGATGCTCTCAATGACGAAATTGATTCTTTCTTCAATGCTGTTTTAACTCGCTCTACACCAGAAGTTACCGGTGAGGATGGCTATCGCGCAGTGATGCTTGCCGATCAAATTCGCCAAGCGATCTATGCAAATTATGAACAAGTAGAGCTAGCGAGTCCTACTCAAGCTCATGGAGCAGAAAGTGCAGTCCAAAGCGCATAGCTATAGCTCCAATCTGGTGATGGAATTTAATTTAAATCAAACGCAGAGTAATCTGAATACGCCGCAGCGTATTTTAGTTGTTGCTGGCGAAGCGTCGGGCGATGAGCACGCGGCAGAGTTGATTGCCGAACTTAAAAAACGTCATCCCGAGTTTGAATTCTTTGGCATGGGTGGGTCAAAGCTTAAGGCTGCGGGCCTGGATCAAGTTGTTGACGCAGAAAAGTCCGCTGCAGTGATGGGCATCACAGAGCTGTGGGGCGGACTGACTCAGGTAATTTCAGCGTTTAAGCGTATACAAAGAGCGGTGCGTGAACGTCGCCCAGATTTGGCAATTTTGGTAGATTTCCCAGATTTTAATTTGCGGCTTGCTAAATTTTTGAAGCGTGAAGGTGTTAAAATTTTTTACTACGTTGGCCCTCAAGTTTGGGCCTGGCGCAAGTCACGTGTGAAAACAATTCGTAAGCGTATTGACATGCTGGCCGTAATTTTGCCTTTTGAAGAAGCATTTTTTTCTCAGCATGGAATTCCTACAACTTATGTGGGGCATCCTCTGGTTGATCACCGTGTAAAAATTTCCCGTGACGAATTTATTCGTAACAATCAGTTGCCGCTGGCTGCAAACTACATTGCGCTCTTGCCAGGTAGTCGCAAAAGTGAAGTCAGAAATTTGCTCAAAGTTATGCTCGAAGCTTTCGACAGGCTCTCTACGGCACGTCCCGGACTACAAGCGCTGATTCCTGTTGCTGCTGGACTAGATTATGCAAGCCTGGAAAAGCTCGTCCGCGGACATCCGCATGTTTCACTTGTGCGTGAACAGGCACGTGAGTGTCTGACTTATGCTGAGGCAGCGCTTGTTGCTTCTGGTACTGCGACACTCCAAGCAGCACTGTGTAAGACTCCTTGTGCTGTGATCTACAAGCTTTCGAATTTTAGCTATTTTCTGGCACGATTATTAATCAGAGGCGTGAAGCATTTTTCTTTGGTAAATCTCGTCGCGGGTAGAAAATTAGTAACTGAGCTTTTGCAAGATCAGGTCACGCCAGAGCGTTTGCACCTCGAGTTAGAGTCAATTCTGGGTAATCCTGAGCATGCTGCGAAGATGCGTCAAGGATTAGACCTTGTTTCACAACGTTTACAGGGTAACCCACAGGATGGAGCAAGTACGGCACTGCGTGCTGCACGTTTAGCAGAGCAAGTGCTATTTGCTAAGCCGAGTAGCTAGACGCAGAAATTTGGATTCAGAAATTTGACCAAGGAATTTTAGGACGTTTTGTGATGACAATTTTCTCACCCGAATACCGTAGACTACTTGGTTTTTTAAAACCTTATAAATCTAAATTCTCGATTGCTTTACTGGCGATGGTTGTCTACGGAGCGACAGATGGAATTTTACCAATCTTAATCAAACGCATTTTAGATGATATTTTTGGCGCGAAGAATGAAGCCATGCTTTATGCACTTCCGGTTTATATCCTGATTTTTGCGCTGGTGCGTGGAAGCATGGGGTTTGTACAGCAGTACTTGTCTGGGGTAATTGGGTTTTCGATTATTCGTGATATTCGTAATGCGATCCAATCGCATTTACTCACGCTCTCTCCTGCTTTTTATGCACGTGAACAGTCTGGATCTTTAATCTCGCGCGTGACCAACGACACGCTGCAGGTAAAGACAGCGATTACCGACGCACTTTCCTCGATTTTACGAGACTCGGTTCGTGTGCTTGCGCTTTTAGCTGCTGCAATCTATCTCGACCCAGTTTTGGCGTTGATTGCCTTGATTGGATTTCCACTGGGGTTTTATCCACTGATTCGTTTTGGTAAGCGGATCAGAAAATTAAGTAAGTCGGGTCAAGATCAATTTGGCGGATTAACCTCGCTGTTGCAAGAGACCGTGCTCGGCCATGGAGTTGTTCAAGCCAACAATCAAGAAGCATATGAAGCAAAGCGTTTTGCCGCTGAGAATGCGAACTTAACTAAAACTCTGATTAAGGCCGAAAAGTATGGAGCACTTTCTGCGCCGACTAATGAATTGATTGCCAGCGTTGCGATTGGCTTAGTGCTGCTTTACGGCGGTTATAGCGTATTGCAGGGGGTTCGTACTCAAGGGGATTTTGTTGCCTTTCTTTCTGCCATGTTTATGCTCTATGAGCCCTTTAAGAAGTTAAGTCGCATTAACTATATGTTGCAAACTGGCTCGGCTGCAGCCGAGCGCATCTTCTCAGTGCTTGATACTAAGAGTGAGATTGACGATCGACAAAATGCACAAGCACTTAATTTAAATTCAGACTTTTCGATCAAATTCAATCAAGTGTGCTTTAAATATCAGTCGAAGGATGAGTATGCGCTGGATCACTTAAACTTTACACTGCAGCGCGGGCAAACACTTGCTCTGGTTGGGCCTTCAGGTGGTGGAAAAAGTACAATTGGTAATTTATTGCTGCGCTTTTATGATCCCCTCAAGGGCAGTATTGAAATCGCCGGAAAAGATTTGCGTGATTTGAAGCTTGCAAGCTTAAGGGCGCAAATCGGTTTTGTCGGACAACATACTTTTTTATTTAACGACACGGTTTTTAATAATATTTCCTACGGAAATTTGCAGGCATCTGTTGCTGAAGTTGAAGCAGCAGCTCGGGCGGCGCACGCAGAGGAGTTTATCCTAAATTTGCCACAACAATACCAAACTGTAATCGGCGAATTTGGCATGAGCCTTTCCGGTGGGCAGCGCCAGCGCTTAGCAATTGCTCGAGCGCTGTTAAAGAATTCTCCAATCTTATTACTTGATGAAGCAACAGCTGCGCTTGATAGCGAATCTGAACGTTTAGTGCAGGAGGCCTTAGATCAGCTAGTTGTCGGTCGCACTGTAATTGTGATTGCGCATCGCCTTTCAACGATCCGCCGTGCCGATCAAATTTTAGTGATTCAACAGGGGAAGGTTGTCGAGAGTGGCACACATCAAGATTTGCTTAAGCAATCAGGTGTGTATCAATATTTATATAATTTACAGTTTGCTGAAGGCAGCGCAGAGCATCAGCAGGGTGAACCGCGCTCACGCTTTACGCAATAGTAGGCAAGCATGCTCCTATTTTGGCTTCAATTCGTTATTTATCAACTCCTGCTGCTCATCATTCTGCCGGGGTTTATTTTCTTTTCCTTGCTGAATGCGCGTCTAAGATCCACTTTGACTCGGCGTTTGCTCTTGGCAAGCCCGCTCAAACTTACACGCCCACGCGTAGTCTTGATGCATGCAGCTTCTTATGGCGAGTTAGAAGGTGTGCGGCCGGTATTGCAAAAGCTTGAAATTAAGCTCAAGGATTGTGACTTTGTAATTTCTACTACTTCCGACACGGGCTTGACCAAGGCCCAGGCGTTAACGCCGCATGCTTTAATT
The bacterium DNA segment above includes these coding regions:
- a CDS encoding glycosyltransferase family 39 protein, encoding MKNLSTNLLRALGLLLIVLPLLPLASIFGPLPDQHSFRPPASWIGGIALVISLGGVAQLLVPQYFGNFCKAKWRDFLKFPDSRFLLLAISLYLAIVFKLTLALSSGSPFFLDALVQSFQAQTFASGRVVLERPVHPEFFLIPNVVLDQTTWYSQFPPLHALLLSIGLFFGSELLAILILCAGTILFFYFALKNIYGLETARLSTILLLTSCPFFLIINLSFMNHISTLFLICAAFWALSTGECSSGLRPYLLAGLCLGSSFLVRPLTALATFPIFLFATLRAKKVSASILFTVGFFFAASLLYAYNAATTGEFFVSGYEKLWGSAHQLGFHQTPWGFDHSALRGLKEQLLNLYLLEDSLFSWPIPSLWLLGILLFKFPYTLKSWDRYLLSLLALTLLAYLCYWHRDSLFGPRYIYCAAIMSVIPLTARVLILLKEALSNSAQVIFTLLGVAIVFSNSITLLIRLPGLQAQNSIYRESAIKTAQGAGIESGLIFVAVPWAQRVTNQLRAADFPPTLVDRAYLQGDICELHLMLTQFQQKIITREEMQKVLEQASRDHVQAKLYPGNIIARLKDPKNIAESCAEELRYDALGYTSYLPHFLENRFPLDRPFIVAIDLRAKNKLLVQDFPGLKPYLYRNGSLQRL
- the msbA gene encoding lipid A export permease/ATP-binding protein MsbA, with amino-acid sequence MTIFSPEYRRLLGFLKPYKSKFSIALLAMVVYGATDGILPILIKRILDDIFGAKNEAMLYALPVYILIFALVRGSMGFVQQYLSGVIGFSIIRDIRNAIQSHLLTLSPAFYAREQSGSLISRVTNDTLQVKTAITDALSSILRDSVRVLALLAAAIYLDPVLALIALIGFPLGFYPLIRFGKRIRKLSKSGQDQFGGLTSLLQETVLGHGVVQANNQEAYEAKRFAAENANLTKTLIKAEKYGALSAPTNELIASVAIGLVLLYGGYSVLQGVRTQGDFVAFLSAMFMLYEPFKKLSRINYMLQTGSAAAERIFSVLDTKSEIDDRQNAQALNLNSDFSIKFNQVCFKYQSKDEYALDHLNFTLQRGQTLALVGPSGGGKSTIGNLLLRFYDPLKGSIEIAGKDLRDLKLASLRAQIGFVGQHTFLFNDTVFNNISYGNLQASVAEVEAAARAAHAEEFILNLPQQYQTVIGEFGMSLSGGQRQRLAIARALLKNSPILLLDEATAALDSESERLVQEALDQLVVGRTVIVIAHRLSTIRRADQILVIQQGKVVESGTHQDLLKQSGVYQYLYNLQFAEGSAEHQQGEPRSRFTQ
- a CDS encoding DUF748 domain-containing protein — its product is MSRKLKIVTGLIILLASGLGILALSLNSVVQSLKPQILSFLAGHLKTDVSCGTIEAHLFPNAHVVLGDVKVGTDALNVKSLKLKASLLPLISKKLDVSSIQIVGLSATAKRSKDGTITMGPFSSKPTNPAPATATPPPAATPIDLAVKEILLEDINFKFIDEQPEKPQEISIANIRGEIQGIDLKQKSLRIGLSLRMFGDEENNIKIAGQIADPRSGNIDLKIETLNIALDKIAALLENYGFDSGDLVMDGTTSTHLAIKTAPGGIKTEIDLNATDAQVVYKNLLNKNKGVPVKINTNGLLSVSGAFHADQADLTFGSNQISLPFDFLAPNSPIDFKIKSPKPINLAELGSIFPQAKNFNLGGNLNLDLSGTHKPQTFPNLTGNLNFDGIKGLLPLKPTAPVAGEEDSSASPTISLDSLAGTLIFKDGGFESDKMKIKIAGQLFDAILKAKSFKGDGLMFGIVSPAFELAPLTSALVTPGQANPLTGVVQGFKFSSNYSLPEQVGSALMQITELKLPQASIANLALDLQANANTITLKPTAFEIFSGKINIQGDAYRVPPKNFKFQIDGSGMVINEALPAVHNVLSGTVKTLSLQTNGNLDNPKGSLNGPLVLSIGQGEIKGLNIFGSVMKSLGDVPALGQIIGLPTELLQLAQGSGTAFDEINLNAQIQREHLDISSLTLSHALYNISAQGTTGFDGSMQLTAQFRLSPVLISKLVTKQPKLKLLLDRKGNLVIPVTISKREGSTMIVPDISELGKQALENTAKEAAGQLIKGAVPGDAGKLLNSLF
- the lpxB gene encoding lipid-A-disaccharide synthase translates to MQSKAHSYSSNLVMEFNLNQTQSNLNTPQRILVVAGEASGDEHAAELIAELKKRHPEFEFFGMGGSKLKAAGLDQVVDAEKSAAVMGITELWGGLTQVISAFKRIQRAVRERRPDLAILVDFPDFNLRLAKFLKREGVKIFYYVGPQVWAWRKSRVKTIRKRIDMLAVILPFEEAFFSQHGIPTTYVGHPLVDHRVKISRDEFIRNNQLPLAANYIALLPGSRKSEVRNLLKVMLEAFDRLSTARPGLQALIPVAAGLDYASLEKLVRGHPHVSLVREQARECLTYAEAALVASGTATLQAALCKTPCAVIYKLSNFSYFLARLLIRGVKHFSLVNLVAGRKLVTELLQDQVTPERLHLELESILGNPEHAAKMRQGLDLVSQRLQGNPQDGASTALRAARLAEQVLFAKPSS
- a CDS encoding Gfo/Idh/MocA family oxidoreductase — protein: MRQLKSAVVGVGYLGRFHAEKHASSTKSKLVAVVDRNPEHASAMAEHFQCQSFTDYQALVGKGIDCVSVAASTPAHYEITKYLLENGIDVLVEKPMTTSAQEALELIAIAKKHQRILQVGHLERFNPAYKALEGKLTAPRFFEAKRVSAFSGRSSDVDVVFDLMIHDLDIITHLANSEVVRIDAVGVPVLTASIDIANVRLTFQNGAVANITASRVANATERSIRVFQPEVYLAVDFGRKRLRLTTKVETPEGPKLGVEEISIGERDALNDEIDSFFNAVLTRSTPEVTGEDGYRAVMLADQIRQAIYANYEQVELASPTQAHGAESAVQSA